Genomic window (Chlamydiota bacterium):
GTAATGGCCCATGCCTATGTGACGGGATATACCGAGATAGGGGAGGATAACCAAATTCATATGGGGGCAGTGATTGGCCACTTTCCTCAGGATTTAAAATTTGATCCTAGCACTCGAAGTTATTTGAAGGTAGGCCATCGCAATGTTTTTAGAGAATATGCGACAGTCCATAGAGGGACAGAACTTGAAAGCTCTACGGTGATCGGGAGTGACAATTTTTTAATGGGAGGAGCGCACGTTGCTCACAATTGTCATATTGGAAATAAAGTCATTATTTGTAATTACGCGGTATTGGCAGGACATTCTCATGTAGCGGATCAGGTCTTTATTTCAGCCAGTGTGATGATTCATCAGTTTATTCATGTAGGTCGCCTGGTCATGTTTTCAGGCGGGGCCGGGGTCTCTCGGGATGTTCCGCCCTTTATGATGGCTTGTGAGCGCAATGAAATTTGGTCGATTAATTTAGTGGGTTTGCAAAGAGGTGGAGTTTCTCCAGAATCTGTGAAGGAAATTAAGCGGTTGTACAAAATATTCTATCGATCAGGCCTCAATATCACAAATGCCCTCAAGAAAATTGAAGAGGAAAATTTTCAAAGTTCAGAAGTAAAAGAGTTTGTCGAATTTATCAAAAATTCTCCTAATGGCGTTTTACCGCATCGGGAAATGTAGGTGCTTAATTCTCTTATAAACCTCATAAAGTAAAATCGTAGGGGTAACGACGTTACTTAAACTCTTAAGATATATAGTATAGATCAT
Coding sequences:
- the lpxA gene encoding acyl-ACP--UDP-N-acetylglucosamine O-acyltransferase, with protein sequence MIHPTAVVSPKAELDSTVEIGPYAIVENHVKMGARTKVMAHAYVTGYTEIGEDNQIHMGAVIGHFPQDLKFDPSTRSYLKVGHRNVFREYATVHRGTELESSTVIGSDNFLMGGAHVAHNCHIGNKVIICNYAVLAGHSHVADQVFISASVMIHQFIHVGRLVMFSGGAGVSRDVPPFMMACERNEIWSINLVGLQRGGVSPESVKEIKRLYKIFYRSGLNITNALKKIEEENFQSSEVKEFVEFIKNSPNGVLPHREM